TCCGGGCCGAACTTCGGCGTTTCGGCGGCGGCGGGGAACGCGGCCAGCGTGGCGCACAGCAGCGCGCTACGGGTGAATCTCAGCATCCTGATCTCCTGAAAAACGGGCGATAGCCGAGTATAGCCATAATCAGGGCGTCGGCGCGCCGGCGGTTTCAGATAATTCTGTAATGTTAGGGCCCGATCCCGGGCAAGGTTCCGGCCACGGCCTTGTACACAGTGAACGCGGTCACGCCGCGCAACATTGGCGGTGCCTGATGGTTTTATTTCAAGGCTAAGTTATGCGATGCTTAAGCATTATTTATGCAAAAGGATCCTCGCATGTCCGCTTTATCCCGCTGCGCTTTCAGCGAAGGCAGCGTCGCTTTGCCGGAAGGCTATGCCGATCGCACCGTCAACGTGCTGTTGGCCGGCGATGATGTTTCCCCCTCAATCAATATTTCCCGCGATGCGCTGCAACCGGCGGAAAACCTGGAAAGCTACGTCACTCGCCAGCTCGACGCGCTGGCGCAGGGGCTGAAAGGCTGGGCGTTCAAAAGCCGCGAGCCTGCGACGCTGGGCGATGGATTGACCGCCGGCGAGTGGGTGCGCGCCAGCTACCTGCGCGACGGCAAACGCATCTGGCAAAACCAGGCGGTGTTCGCGCTGGCGGAGGGCCGGGTGCTGGTGTTCACCCTGGCGATGGCGCGCAAGCTGACGCCGCAAGACGACGCGCTGCTGTTGCAGG
The sequence above is drawn from the Serratia sp. FDAARGOS_506 genome and encodes:
- a CDS encoding DcrB-related protein, whose protein sequence is MSALSRCAFSEGSVALPEGYADRTVNVLLAGDDVSPSINISRDALQPAENLESYVTRQLDALAQGLKGWAFKSREPATLGDGLTAGEWVRASYLRDGKRIWQNQAVFALAEGRVLVFTLAMARKLTPQDDALLLQVLSSYRVA